A genomic window from Camelina sativa cultivar DH55 chromosome 2, Cs, whole genome shotgun sequence includes:
- the LOC104756733 gene encoding uncharacterized protein LOC104756733 produces the protein MDPQQREVSLLQAEAQKLTIATEASQPCDEEKKRAEKAMVLQQREVSQPVTIKEELEIFMRLHGEFLGLRTRRMNKVRGEAKVLYQKGLQNMRETANAIVKRALEDFKEDEKKLETVEMIKTRITKLRKEIRKLKT, from the exons ATGGATCCGCAGCAAAGAGAAGTTTCACTTCTTCAGGCAGAAGCTCAGAAGTTGACTATTGCAA CTGAAGCATCTCAGCCTTgtgatgaagagaaaaagagagctGAAAAAGCGATGGTTCTGCAACAAAGGGAAGTTTCACAGCCTGTCACCATAAAGGAAGAGTTGGAAATTTTCATGCGCCTGCATGGTGAGTTTTTAGGACTCCGCACTAGAAGAATGAACAAGGTTCGGGGTGAAGCAAAAGTTTTATACCAGAAAGGCTTGCAAAACATGAGAGAGACTGCTAATGCTATCGTAAAAAGGGCTTTAGAAGATTttaaagaagatgagaagaaactTGAGACTGTGGAAATGATAAAGACTCGGATAACAAAACTCAGGAAAGAAATCAGGAAACTCAAGACATGA
- the LOC104738203 gene encoding uncharacterized protein LOC104738203 isoform X2 translates to MLTSPCSSSSLLCHRPALSVSRSKFRVPCRTVFSPALTQISPLTAASSLSNKSAKHKWKIFCFRNEDSAPENPEQFVPEEIVKPDQDSPCTDKTDLKATLQKAADAVLKAIGTRWKVPWTVETIVQVMLLWVAAFWFIGSWMIPFMAHISGFHKESLTFRGQALFSLVTDVTEGLAGIAILHRCLSMFRPLASDWFRFSLKGNWQLDVIIGCFMFPFVNRLSQLNLNLLPLPPTSSPVSLSSVEQSIMARDPVAMALYAVVVSICAPVWEEIVFRGFLLPSLTRYMPVWCAILVSSVAFALAHFNVQRMLPLVFLGVVLGLIFARSRNLLPSMLLHSLWNGFVFIELMR, encoded by the exons ATGTTGACCTCTCCttgctcttcttcgtctctcctTTGCCATCGCCCAGCTCTATCTGTTTCGCGTTCTAAGTTTAGGGTTCCTTGTCGAACTGTCTTCTCTCCTGCTCTTACCCAGATTTCCCCTTTAACTGCTGCTTCTTCACTTTCTAATAAATCCGCAAAGCAC AAATGGAAGATTTTTTGCTTTAGAAATGAGGATTCTGCTCCTGAGAATCCGGAGCAATTCGTGCCTGAGGAAATAGTTAAGCCAGATCAAGATTCTCCATGTACAGATAAAACTGATTTGAAGGCAACTCTTCAAAAG GCTGCAGATGCAGTTTTGAAGGCCATTGGGACTCGTTGGAAAGTACCATGGACTGTTGAGACCATTGTGCAG GTAATGCTTCTGTGGGTAGCTGCTTTCTGGTTCATTGGTTCATGGATGATCCCATTCATGGCTCATATATCAGGTTTCCACAAAGAATCCCTAACATTTAGAGGCCAAGCTTTGTTCAGTCTGGTAACTGATGTAACAGAAGGCCTTGCCGGGATTGCTATCCTCCACCGTTGTCTCTCCATGTTCCGTCCTCTTGCAAGCGATTGGTTCCGCTTTAGCCTCAAAGGAAACTGGCAACTAGATGTTATCATAGGCTGTTTCATGTTCCCATTCGTTAACCGTCTATCCCAATTAAACCTCAACCTTTTGCCACTCCCACCGACCTCAAGTCCGGTATCTCTCTCAAGTGTCGAGCAGTCGATAATGGCTAGAGACCCTGTGGCAATGGCACTGTATGCGGTTGTGGTATCGATTTGTGCACCGGTTTGGGAAGAGATAGTGTTCAGAGGGTTCTTGTTACCGTCTCTGACTAGGTACATGCCAGTTTGGTGTGCGATTCTTGTGAGTTCAGTTGCGTTTGCTCTGGCGCATTTCAATGTGCAGAGGATGTTGCCATTGGTGTTCCTTGGAGTGGTTTTGGGTTTGATATTCGCACGATCAAGGAACTTGTTACCGTCAATGCTGTTGCATAGCTTGTGGAATGGCTTTGTATTCATAGAATTGATGCGATGA
- the LOC104738195 gene encoding ATPase ASNA1 homolog 2-like, with the protein MATSLLLSRVSRATSSITLRRVVGFNSLNTQIHGGSISGTFFRERSLATLAQGASRFDEMVSVNQRKYYLLGGKGGVGKTSCAASLAVKFASHGHPTIVVSTDPAHSLSDSFSQDLSGGVLKPVQGVDSTLLALEITPETMKDEIKSQSGGKSVKNMMDSMGLGMFAGELGDLNLEDMLNAASPGIDEIAAISKVLQFMESPEYSRFTRIVFDTAPTGHTLRLLSLPDFYDSSISKITKLKKKITAAASTFKSMFGKKEIQQQEPSNELDQLKERMEKVRNVFRDVNTTEFVIVTIPTVMAVNESSRLHASLRKENVPVHRLIVNQLLPQSESDCKFCSMRRKEQTRVLGLIQNDTELSGLKLIQSPLLDAEIRGVPALKFMGDHVWR; encoded by the exons ATGGCGACTTCGCTTCTTCTTAGCCGTGTTTCTCGAGCTACTAGTTCAATCACTCTCCGTCGGGTCGTAGGTTTCAATTCCCTTAATACTCAAATTCACGGTGGAAGTATCTCCGGAACATTCTTTCGAG AGAGATCATTAGCTACTCTTGCTCAAGGAGCTTCCCGTTTTGATGAGATGGTATCTGTGAATCAGAGAAAGTATTATCTTTTGGGTGGTAAAGGAGGTGTAGGGAAAACGAGCTGTGCTGCATCTCTTGCGGTTAAGTTTGCTAGCCATGGTCATCCTACCATTGTGGTTTCAACTGACCCTGCTCACTCCTTGAGTGATTCTTTTTCCCAG GACTTGTCAGGAGGAGTTTTAAAACCGGTTCAAGGTGTTGATTCAACTCTTCTAGCTCTTGAG ATAACACCTGAGACAATGAAGGACGAGATTAAAAGTCAGTCAGGCGGTAAAAGCGTTAAAAATATGATGGATAGCATGGGGCTTGGAATGTTTGCCGGCGAG TTAGGGGACTTAAATCTTGAAGATATGCTCAATGCTGCTTCACCTGGTATTGACGAAATAGCAGCTATTTCCAAG GTCCTTCAATTCATGGAGTCACCAGAATACAGTAGGTTCACTCGTATAGTTTTTGATACAGCTCCTACG GGACATACTCTGCGGCTTCTTTCCCTCCCAGACTTCTATGATTCATCCATTAGCAAAATAACAAAG CTCAAGAAGAAGATCACTGCAGCAGCTTCAACCTTTAAGTCTATGTTTGGCAAAAAAGAGATACAACAACAAGAACCC TCTAACGAGTTAGACCAACTGAAAGAGAGAATGGAGAAAGTTCGAAATGTTTTCCGTGATGTGAACACTACCGAGTTTGTCATTGTAACCATCCCAACG GTTATGGCAGTAAACGAGTCGTCAAGGTTACATGCatctttaagaaaagaaaatgtgcCTGTCCACAGGCTTATTGTTAATCAGCTTCTACCACAATCTGAATCCGACTGCAAATTTTGCTCGATGAGACGAAAG GAACAAACGCGTGTGCTTGGACTTATTCAGAATGATACAGAACTTTCTGGGTTAAAATTGATCCAATCCCCATTGCTAGACGCTGAGATAAGAGGCGTTCCAGCACTTAAGTTCATGGGTGATCACGTTtggagataa
- the LOC104738203 gene encoding uncharacterized protein LOC104738203 isoform X1, with protein MLTSPCSSSSLLCHRPALSVSRSKFRVPCRTVFSPALTQISPLTAASSLSNKSAKHKWKIFCFRNEDSAPENPEQFVPEEIVKPDQDSPCTDKTDLKATLQKAADAVLKAIGTRWKVPWTVETIVQVMLLWVAAFWFIGSWMIPFMAHISGFHKESLTFRGQALFSLVTDVTEGLAGIAILHRCLSMFRPLASDWFRFSLKGNWQLDVIIGCFMFPFVNRLSQLNLNLLPLPPTSSPVSLSSVEQSIMARDPVAMALYAVVVSICAPVWEEIVFRGFLLPSLTRYMPVWCAILVSSVAFALAHFNVQRMLPLVFLGVVLGLIFARSRNLLPSMLLHSLWNGFVFIELMR; from the exons ATGTTGACCTCTCCttgctcttcttcgtctctcctTTGCCATCGCCCAGCTCTATCTGTTTCGCGTTCTAAGTTTAGGGTTCCTTGTCGAACTGTCTTCTCTCCTGCTCTTACCCAGATTTCCCCTTTAACTGCTGCTTCTTCACTTTCTAATAAATCCGCAAAGCAC AAATGGAAGATTTTTTGCTTTAGAAATGAGGATTCTGCTCCTGAGAATCCGGAGCAATTCGTGCCTGAGGAAATAGTTAAGCCAGATCAAGATTCTCCATGTACAGATAAAACTGATTTGAAGGCAACTCTTCAAAAG GCTGCAGATGCAGTTTTGAAGGCCATTGGGACTCGTTGGAAAGTACCATGGACTGTTGAGACCATTGTGCAG GTAATGCTTCTGTGGGTAGCTGCTTTCTGGTTCATTGGTTCATGGATGATCCCATTCATGGCTCATATATCAGGTTTCCACAAAGAATCCCTAACATTTAGAGGCCAAGCTTTGTTCAGTCTGGTAACTGATGTAACAGAAGGCCTTGCCGGGATTGCTATCCTCCACCGTTGTCTCTCCATGTTCCGTCCTCTTGCAAGCGATTGGTTCCGCTTTAGCCTCAAAGGAAACTGGCAACTAGATGTTATCATAG GCTGTTTCATGTTCCCATTCGTTAACCGTCTATCCCAATTAAACCTCAACCTTTTGCCACTCCCACCGACCTCAAGTCCGGTATCTCTCTCAAGTGTCGAGCAGTCGATAATGGCTAGAGACCCTGTGGCAATGGCACTGTATGCGGTTGTGGTATCGATTTGTGCACCGGTTTGGGAAGAGATAGTGTTCAGAGGGTTCTTGTTACCGTCTCTGACTAGGTACATGCCAGTTTGGTGTGCGATTCTTGTGAGTTCAGTTGCGTTTGCTCTGGCGCATTTCAATGTGCAGAGGATGTTGCCATTGGTGTTCCTTGGAGTGGTTTTGGGTTTGATATTCGCACGATCAAGGAACTTGTTACCGTCAATGCTGTTGCATAGCTTGTGGAATGGCTTTGTATTCATAGAATTGATGCGATGA
- the LOC104738185 gene encoding ABC transporter G family member 28, with amino-acid sequence MGRRDSCFQETTYVSFFVLLSLIFHQNVICQEERSLDNPAANRLYNQFVFDKISNLTEVFEDDIKRELGFCITNVKEDYNEAFNFSKKPDFLNACGKSTKGDMMQRICTAAEVRIYFNGLLGGPKRATNYLKPNKNCNLSSWMSGCEPGWACRTAKDVKVDLKDDKNVPVRTQQCAPCCAGFFCPRGITCMIPCPLGAYCPEAELNKTTGLCDPYHYQLPSGQPNHTCGGADIWADIGSSSEVFCSAGSFCPSTIDKLPCSKGHYCRTGSTAELNCFKLATCNPRSTNQNITAYGIMLFAGLGFLLIILYNCSDQVLATRERRQAKSREKAVQSVRDSQSREKWKSAKDIAKKHATELQQSFSRTFSRRKSMKQPDLMRGLSQAKPGSDAALPPMSGSSSDTKKGKKKDKNKLTEMLHDIEQNPEDPGGFNLEIGDKNIKKHAPKGKALHTQSQMFRYAYGQIEKEKAMQEQNKNLTFSGVISMANDIDIRKRPTIEVAFKDLTITLKGKNKHLMRCVTGKLSPGRVSAVMGPSGAGKTTFLTALTGKAPGCTMSGMILVNGKVESIQSYKKIIGFVPQDDIVHGNLTVEENLWFSARCRLPADLPKPEKVLVVERVIESLGLQHVRDSLVGTVEKRGISGGQRKRVNVGLEMVMEPSLLILDEPTSGLDSSSSQLLLRALRREALEGVNICMVVHQPRFNIYTLLSANTKQMIRSCSHLILSLCSYTLFRMFDDLILLAKGGLICYQGSVKNVEEYFSSLGIVVPERVNPPDYYIDILEGILKPSTSSGVTYKQLPVRWMLHNGYQVPMDMLKSIEGMASSASAENSAHGGSAHGSVVGDDGTSFAGEFWQDVKANVEIKKDTLQNNFSSSGDLSAREVPGVYQQYRYFLGRLGKQRLREARTLAVDYLILLLAGICLGTLAKVSDETFGAMGYTYTVIAVSLLCKITALRSFSLDKLHYWRESRAGMSSLAYFLAKDTVDHFNTIVKPLVYLSMFYFFNNPRSTVTDNYVVLICLVYCVTGIAYALAILFEPGPAQLWSVLLPVVLTLIATSTNDNKIVDSISELCYTRWALEAFVVSNAQRYKGVWLITRCGSLMENGYNIKHFPRCLIFLTLTGILSRGAAFFCMVTFQKK; translated from the exons ATGGGAAGGAGAGATTCATGTTTTCAAGAAACAACATATGTTTCCTTCTTCGTTCTTCTTTCCTTAATCTTTCATCAAAATGTAATCTGTCAAGAAGAGAGAAGCTTGGATAATCCCGCTGCTAATCGTCTCTATAACCAATTCGTCTTCGACAAAATATCCAATCTCACCGAAGTTTTTGAGGATGATATTAAACGAGAACTCGGTTTCTGCATTACCAATGT AAAAGAAGATTATAACGAAGCTTTTAATTTCTCTAAAAAGCCAGATTTCTTAAATGCCTGTGGTAAATCCACAAaag GTGACATGATGCAGAGGATATGTACGGCTGCAGAAGTGAGAATATACTTTAATGGATTATTAGGAGGTCCAAAGAGAGCTACGAATTACTTAAAACCGAACAAGAACTGCAATCTATCTTCATGGATGTCTGGATGTGAACCTGGATGGGCTTGTCGTACTGCTAAAGATGTGAAAGTTGACCTTAAAGACGATAAGAATGTTCCTGTAAGAACTCAGCAATGTGCGCCTTGCTGTGCAGGTTTCTTCTGCCCTCGTGGCATCACCTGCATGATCC CTTGTCCTTTGGGAGCTTATTGTCCAGAGGCTGAGCTGAATAAGACAACAGGATTATGCGACCC ATATCATTACCAGCTTCCTTCTGGACAGCCAAATCATACCTGTGGTGGAGCTGACATATGGGCTGATATTGGTAGTAGCAGTGAGGTTTTCTGTTCAGCTGGATCGTTTTGTCCTTCCACTATCGACAAGCTTCCTTGTAGCAAAGG ACATTATTGCAGGACAGGTTCTACTGCAGAACTAA ATTGTTTTAAGCTGGCAACATGCAACCCAAgatcaacaaatcaaaatatcaCAGCATATGGAATCATGCTTTTT GCTGGGTTAGGTTTCTTGCTCATAATCTTATACAACTGTTCTGATCAAGTGCTTGCGACAAGAGAAAGAAGGCAGGCAAAATCCAGGGAAAAAGCAGTACAAAGTGTGCGTGATTCACAGTCACGGGAGAAATGGAAATCTGCCAAAGATATAGCTAAGAAGCATGCGACCGAGCTGCAGCAATCGTTTTCCCGAACATTTTCGAGGAGAAAATCTATGAAACAACCAGATTTGATGAGAGGTTTAAGCCAAGCAAAACCTGGATCAGATGCTGCCTTACCACCAATGTCAGGAAGTAGCTCAGACAcgaaaaagggaaagaaaaaggaTAAGAACAAACTAACTGAGATGTTACATGACATTGAACAAAACCCTGAAGATCCTGGAGGGTTTAATCTTGAGATTGGtgataaaaacatcaaaaaacaTGCTCCAAAAGGCAAGGCCTTGCATACTCAGAGCCAGATGTTCAGGTACGCTTATGGCCAGATTGAAAAGGAAAAAGCAATGCAGGAGCAGAACAAGAACTTGACTTTCTCTGGAGTCATCTCCATGGCTAATGATATCGACATACGAAAGAGACCTACGATTGAAGTTGCTTTTAAAGACCTTACGATTACTCTAAAAGGGAAAAACAAACATCTCATGAGATGTGTGACTGGTAAACTATCACCTGGACGTGTTTCTGCTGTGATGGGTCCTTCTGGTGCTGGGAAAACCACTTTCCTAACAGCTTTGACAGGCAAAGCACCAGGTTGCACCATGAGTGGAATGATTCTCGTAAACGGCAAGGTTGAATCAATTCAATCCTACAAGAAAATCATAGGTTTTGTGCCTCAGGATGACATTGTCCATGGAAACTTAACAGTGGAGGAGAATCTCTGGTTCAGTGCAAGATGCAG GCTGCCTGCGGATCTCCCAAAGCCGGAAAAGGTTTTAGTTGTGGAAAGAGTCATTGAGTCACTTGGTCTGCAACATGTTCGAGACTCTCTTGTTGGTACTGTGGAAAAGAGAGGAATCTCTGGAGGTCAGAGGAAAAGAGTCAATGTGGGTCTTGAAATGGTGATGGAACCATCACTTTTGATATTAGACGAACCAACTTCAGGCCTTGACAGTTCATCTTCTCAGTTACTTCTCAGAGCTTTACGCCGTGAAGCTCTTGAAGGAGTAAACATCTGTATGGTTGTCCACCAGCCCAGGTTCAACATATATACTCTCTTATCAGCTAATACTAAACAGATGATTAGATCTTGTTCTCATTTGATCCTGTCTCTCTGCAGTTATACTCTGTTTCGGATGTTTGATGATCTAATACTTCTGGCAAAAGGTGGACTGATATGTTACCAAGGATCAGTGAAAAACGTTGAAGAATACTTCTCGAGCCTCGGAATTGTTGTCCCTGAGCGTGTGAATCCTCCTGATTACTACATTGATATATTAGAAGGCATATTAAAGCCAAGCACAAGCTCAGGGGTTACATATAAACAGCTTCCAGTTAGATGGATGCTTCATAATGGGTATCAAGTTCCTATGGACATGCTTAAAAGCATTGAAGGGATGGCTTCATCAGCTTCCGCTGAAAACTCTGCTCACGGAGGAAGCGCTCATGGGAGCGTCGTAGGAGATGATGGAACATCTTTCGCTGGAGAGTTTTGGCAAGATGTCAAGGCAAATGTTGAAATCAAGAAAGATACCTTGCAGAATAACTTCAGTAGTTCAGGTGATTTATCCGCGAGAGAAGTTCCTGGTGTGTATCAGCAATACAGATACTTCTTAGGAAG GTTAGGTAAACAAAGACTGCGAGAAGCAAGGACACTAGCTGTAGATTACCTAATACTTTTACTTGCTGGTATCTGCTTAGGAACACTTGCTAAAGTGAGCGATGAAACATTTGGTGCCATGGGATATACATATACAGTCATTGCTGTTT CTCTATTGTGTAAGATTACTGCATTAAGATCTTTCTCTCTGGATAAACTACATTATTGGAGAGAAAGCCGAGCCGGAATGAGCAGCCTGGCTTACTTCCTAGCAAAAGACACAGTTGATCACTTCAACACCATAGTTAAACCGCTTGTTTATCTATCCATGTTCTACTTCTTCAACAATCCAAGATCAACAGTTACAGACAATTATGTTGTCCTAATCTGTCTTGTATACTGTGTGACTGGCATAGCTTATGCCCTAGCCATACTTTTCGAACCTGGTCCAGCTCAACTA TGGTCAGTGTTACTTCCAGTGGTTCTGACTTTAATTGCCACCAGTACAAACGACAACAAAATCGTAGATTCAATCTCAGAGTTGTGCTACACGAGATGGGCTCTAGAAGCATTTGTGGTATCAAACGCTCAAAG ATATAAAGGAGTCTGGCTTATCACTCGGTGTGGGTCACTGATGGAGAATGGATACAACATCAAGCACTTCCCTCGTTGCCTCATCTTCCTGACATTAACCGGTATCTTGAGCCGCGGTGCAGCTTTCTTTTGTATGGTAACTTTCCAAAAGAAATAG